One genomic window of Biomphalaria glabrata chromosome 9, xgBioGlab47.1, whole genome shotgun sequence includes the following:
- the LOC106080060 gene encoding ubiquitin-related modifier 1-like isoform X1: protein MPNLASFITNNSMLGGGAELLCGNVKKHNITLPKQDEKWLIKDLLIWIQKNIIKERPELFLQGNTVRPGILVLINDADWELMGELDYELEDNDRIIFISTLHGG from the exons ATGCCTAATTTGGCATCATTTATAACTAATAACAGCATGTTagg TGGTGGTGCAGAGTTGCTTTGTGGAAATGTAAAAAAGCACAATATTACTCTACCCAAGCAAGATGAAAAAT GGCTAATAAAAGATCTCTTGATATGGATTCagaaaaatataatcaaagaGAGACCAGAACTTTTTTTACAAGGAAATACAGT GCGACCTGGTATCCTGGTTTTAATAAATGATGCAGATTGGGAGCTTATG ggaGAATTAGACTATGAACTAGAAGACAATGAcagaataatatttatttctacaCTTCATGGAGGCTGA
- the LOC106080060 gene encoding ubiquitin-related modifier 1-like isoform X2, producing the protein MALSLTLEFSGGAELLCGNVKKHNITLPKQDEKWLIKDLLIWIQKNIIKERPELFLQGNTVRPGILVLINDADWELMGELDYELEDNDRIIFISTLHGG; encoded by the exons TGGTGGTGCAGAGTTGCTTTGTGGAAATGTAAAAAAGCACAATATTACTCTACCCAAGCAAGATGAAAAAT GGCTAATAAAAGATCTCTTGATATGGATTCagaaaaatataatcaaagaGAGACCAGAACTTTTTTTACAAGGAAATACAGT GCGACCTGGTATCCTGGTTTTAATAAATGATGCAGATTGGGAGCTTATG ggaGAATTAGACTATGAACTAGAAGACAATGAcagaataatatttatttctacaCTTCATGGAGGCTGA